A single genomic interval of Erigeron canadensis isolate Cc75 unplaced genomic scaffold, C_canadensis_v1 Conyza_canadensis_unscaffolded:263, whole genome shotgun sequence harbors:
- the LOC122584390 gene encoding 60S ribosomal protein L5, mitochondrial-like → MFLQLSFLKQIVHSAHSIDTGKKRIMFTLNFHYEDVSRQDPLLKPNHANVMEVPGSCKIRVVPKAAPSDFIIKNGKLAMEISCGQKLIQTQRASTGKSFRSNPFLGSNKDKKGYVSDLARQSTLRGHGMSHFLVRISAVMSLLDFPVEIREKSIQFLMEMEFCEFSPELEDHFEIFEHIRGFNVTIVTSANTQDETLPPWSGFFQKDEGESQ, encoded by the coding sequence ATGTTTTTACAATTATCTTTTTTGAAGCAGATAGTTCACAGTGCTCATTCTATCGATACTgggaaaaaaagaataatgttTACACTCAATTTTCATTACGAAGATGTATCACGTCAGGATCCGTTGCTCAAACCGAATCACGCCAACGTTATGGAAGTTCCTGGATCGTGTAAAATAAGAGTAGTACCAAAGGCAGCACCTTCTgatttcataataaaaaatggaaaattgGCTATGGAGATTTCGTGCGGTCAGAAATTAATACAGACACAGAGGGCTTCGACAGGAAAGTCGTTTCGATCCAATCCATTCTTGGGGtcaaataaagacaaaaaagGATATGTCAGTGACCTAGCACGGCAAAGCACTCTCCGAGGGCATGGAATGTCTCATTTTTTGGTAAGAATCTCCGCAGTAATGTCTCTGTTAGATTTTCCGGTCGAAATACGGGAAAAGTCCATTCAATTCTTGATGGAAATGGAGTTTTGCGAATTCTCCCCGGAGCTGGAAGATCATTTCGAGATCTTCGAACATATTCGAGGGTTCAATGTAACTATTGTAACTTCGGCCAACACACAAGATGAGACTTTACCACCGTGGAGCGGCTTTTTTCAAAAAGATGAGGGGGAAAGTCAGTAA
- the LOC122584386 gene encoding uncharacterized protein LOC122584386: MKRKLTIYQYGSKVDGTAPTLYSANDWLEIILSDSSASELSSIGGPQEDTSSSASESDASFTEQLDLLAKIASELQHRMSDIGMKLPDGLDLPYFIHANLLGEEEAGALDPSLLAEVLTDLQLPCPIISWYWEEGSILLSTWILFVAEIELFEIESGIPLIYYSLNRIMEFSPRAAELTTLLESRISNFYTNFQVDEIGRVVSVGDGIARVYGLNEIQAGEMVEFASGVKGIALNLENENVGIVVFGSDTAIKEGDLVKRTGSIVDVPAGKAMLGRLVVPANTALRDVVTSASPSWAVPSSRVARRNRFRECWAALSLVLYLIIYTPVIAWCDTGDASLGMDSSESWGEYIQTSTEEGASTSSADAEPVPHGNNTVSDSTEGPASPRRFPYKPDALIGGDSVLSIQSRLLASRQFPSAEEINFARIQAEDLFEVKVQILHRMQVLYPEGDWSGRGARALDSPNSATGESSLERLYKLLGDLDRNGRRAEAFFSLSAKVALRKESLDAHSAT, translated from the coding sequence atgaagcgCAAGCTCACCATATACCAGTATGGTTCCAAAGTAGATGGAACCGCGCCGACTCTTTATTCCGCCAACGACTGGCTGGAAATTATCTTATCTGATTCCTCGGCATCAGAACTCAGTTCTATAGGGGGCCCGCAGGAAGACACTAGTAGTTCCGCTTCTGAGTCCGATGCATCATTCACTGAGCAGCTAGATCTTTTGGCAAAAATTGCTAGTGAACTGCAGCATCGGATGAGTGACATTGGAATGAAACTTCCTGACGGTCTCGATTTGCCGTATTTTATCCATGCGAACTTGCTTGGCGAAGAAGAGGCGGGCGCGCTAGACCCCTCTCTTCTAGCCGAAGTTCTCACGGATTTACAACTTCCCTGTCCAATTATCAGTTGGTACTGGGAGGAAGGCTCTATACTGTTAAGTACATGGATTCTTTTTGTAGCGGAAATAGAGCTCTTTGAAATTGAAAGCGGTATTCCCCTTATATATTATAGCCTAAATAGAATCATGGAATTCTCTCCGAGAGCTGCTGAACTAACGACTCTATTAGAAAGTAGAATTAGCAACTTTTACACGAATTTTCAAGTGGATGAGATTGGTCGAGTGGTCTCAGTTGGAGATGGGATTGCACGTGTTTATGGGTTGAACGAGATTCAAGCCGGGGAAATGGTTGAATTTGCCAGCGGTGTGAAAGGAATAGCCTTGAATCTTGAGAATGAGAATGTAGGGATTGTTGTCTTTGGTAGTGATACTGCTATTAAAGAAGGAGATCTTGTCAAGCGCACTGGCTCTATTGTGGATGTCCCTGCGGGAAAGGCTATGCTAGGGCGGCTGGTCGTACCAGCCAACACGGCGCTGCGGGATGTAGTAACATCCGCATCCCCTAGTTGGGCTGTACCTTCCTCGCGCGTGGCGAGGAGGAATCGCTTCAGGGAGTGCTGGGCGGCACTCTCTTTGGTCTTATACCTTATAATATATACCCCTGTCATAGCCTGGTGTGACACGGGGGACGCCTCCCTAGGAATGGATTCCTCCGAGAGTTGGGgggaatacatacaaacatccACAGAAGAGGGCGCCTCAACCTCTTCTGCTGATGCAGAACCCGTACCCCACGGGAATAATACCGTATCAGATTCGACGGAGGGGCCAGCTAGCCCCCGTCGCTTTCCATACAAGCCTGATGCGCTGATCGGGGGCGATTCCGTATTGTCCATCCAAAGTCGACTTTTGGCTTCAAGGCAATTTCCTAGTGCCGAAGAAATAAACTTCGCCCGTATTCAGGCGGAAGACCTATTCGAGGTCAAGGTTCAGATCCTCCATCGAATGCAAGTTCTGTATCCAGAGGGGGATTGGTCGGGGCGGGGAGCCCGCGCTCTCGATAGCCCGAATAGCGCCACGGGCGAGTCCTCGTTAGAAAGGCTTTATAAGCTTTTGGGCGATCTCGATCGGAACGGAAGAAGGGCGGaagcttttttttctttaagcgCAAAAGTAGCGCTTAGAAAGGAGAGTCTTGATGCACATTCCGCGACATAG